In the genome of Chaetodon auriga isolate fChaAug3 chromosome 15, fChaAug3.hap1, whole genome shotgun sequence, one region contains:
- the LOC143332425 gene encoding uncharacterized protein LOC143332425 yields the protein MAQQEEPLYDFPEPTQPSQRKFLGHQRGRGSLRSISVLDRLLLTVPVWLQLSINPATALHILQREPPGTFLVRKSRTSQRNVLCVRLADDSVPSFVEQFGIREEQSTLSLETSAISFPDLPRLISFYCVSRDVLPFPLELPEAIAKATSHKELESISHMGIEFWSSHLNVRGPREAPKPQTDKERKPDAVTSAPPAAAPQTSSAAQPDSTAQPVADSLLKTAPEPDPATKQNPTLFHEFCPITTRSPRELDCGSGLGALCFINPLFLQSQNALSRRRMFKRSLKVRISTETSTPLSPPLAPPPPPPLMPKTKGKCKALKRGQTQDQSQAPQIDATVQDSQSLIQTMDTPSEARVQPPSAAPHLPPEMQEPGQTQMEPGQSKAGAMGDEATAQLPTVMETLPDESDYMQPSPVINLSHSPLLSPYFSPSVSPLAPPLFPKVSPSLSPHDSPGASPSLSPYQSPSLSPKVPFSLSPHESPSASPSLSPYQSPSPTPKVPFSLSPFTSPSFSQLAEQAYHKPAALSRPDLQRSEDEADDEGAGVDENKDEELLRKREEEEEGLVLQMNAASLSDTDSCSSFSSLEGATEAQPHLPHKQSNDTSL from the exons atggcACAGCAAGAAGAGCCACTGTATGATTTCCCGGAGCCCACCCAGCCATCACAGCGCAAGTTCTTGGGGCATCAAAGGGGACGGGGCTCTCTGAGAAGCATCAGCGTGCTGGACCGTCTCCTGCTCACAGTTCCTGTCTGGCTTCAGCTGTCAATCAACCCCGCCACCGCGCTGCACATACTGCAGAGGGAGCCTCCTGGG ACCTTCCTGGTGCGGAAGTCTCGCACATCCCAGAGAAACGTGCTGTGTGTCCGTTTGGCGGACGACAGCGTGCCGTCCTTCGTTGAGCAGTTTGGCATCAGGGAAGAGCAGTCCA CTCTGTCTCTGGAGACCTCAGCCATCAGCTTTCCAGATCTCCCAAGACTAATTTCCTTCTACTGTGTCAGCAG AGATGTATTGCCCTTCCCTCTGGAGCTTCCTGAAGCCATTGCAAAGGCAACATCCCACAAAGAGCTGGAGTCCATCTCACATATGGGAATAG AATTCTGGAGTTCCCACCTGAATGTGCGTGGGCCCCGGGAGGCCCCTAAGCCCCAGACGGACAAGGAGAGGAAGCCAGACGCTGTAACCTCAGCCCCGCCCGCTGCCGCCCCACAGACAAGCTCTGCCGCTCAGCCTGATTCAACTGCTCAGCCCGTCGCAGACAGCCTGCTCAAGACAGCGCCCGAACCAGACCCCGCCACCAAACAGAATCCCACCCTGTTCCACGAGTTTTGTCCAATCACGACGCGCAGCCCCAGAGAGCTGGACTGTGGCTCCGGCCTGGGTGCTCTCTGCTTCATCAACCCCCTTTTCCTGCAGTCCCAGAATGCTTTGTCCAGACGGCGCATGTTCAAACGCAGCCTCAAAGTCCGCATTTCCACAGAGACGTCGACCCCACTGTcacctcctcttgctcctcctcctccaccacctctaaTGCCCAAAACCAAAGGTAAATGTAAAGCCCTGAAACGGGGACAAACTCAAGACCAAAGTCAAGCCCCTCAGATCGATGCCACAGTTCAGGACTCCCAGTCTCTGATACAGACGATGGACACCCCCAGTGAGGCCCGAGTCCAacctccttcagcagctcctcacctCCCCCCTGAGATGCAGGAGCCGGGCCAAACACAGATGGAACCAGGCCAAAGTAAAGCTGGAGCAATGGGAGACGAGGCTACAGCTCAGCTACCAACAGTAATGGAGACTCTTCCAGATGAGTCGGACTACATGCAGCCCTCTCCAGTGATCAACCTCTCCCATTCTCCCTTGCTTTCTCCTTACTTCTCCCCATCTGTTTCTCCACTGGCGCCTCCCCTTTTCCCCAAAGTatctccatccctctcacctCATGACTCTCCTGgtgcttctccctctctctcgcctTATCagtccccctctctgtctcccaaagttcccttctccctctctccgcaCGAATCACCCAGCGCTTCGCCCTCTCTTTCGCCTTATCAGTCCCCATCTCCTACTCCCAAggtccccttctctctctctcccttcaccTCTCCGTCCTTCTCTCAGCTGGCGGAGCAGGCCTATCACaaacctgctgctctctcaAGACCAGATCTGCAGAGATCAGAGGATGAGGCTGACGACGAGGGAGCAGGTGTGGACGAAAACAAGGACGAGGAACTGCtcagaaagagggaagaggaggaagagggtcTGGTTTTACAGATGAATGCTGCTTCTCTCAgtgacacagacagctgcagttcCTTCAGCAGTCTTGAGGGGGCAACAGAGGCTCAACCTCACTTACCTCACAAACAGAGCAATGATACAAGCCTCTAG
- the rbm14a gene encoding RNA-binding protein 14a isoform X2 codes for MSGENVKLFVGNLPLDATHDELNKLFAPYGEINTCSLLRQYAFVTLRGEGAADRAIRHLDGKEYRGRPLVVEESRARPPNSTKVFVGNLSATCSADDLHGLFSTFGRVLDCDKVKARLCSNVGYAFVHMERKEEALAAIEALNGTMYKGRQLAVELSKAQPLINQILTAGNSGSLGGGVTGGGREGLLPRPPPSLEHHQSQAAVLAAAAAAAAGLPIQVQQSVHNSFYNTTSFDPTYAALKGITSAKGADGVIYGALASQVYGSVADQVYQDIANHNSGPSTVPEEVEPLAGPDPTTLFEAARAKFFQEGQKVLAEQQAGRKASSSENERDRSPIRGNRAPLLPDPVPGSFAQIRPKRRALLPTPPGVPEEPSAATNTPEGSYTEYYQQMQQYQQYQQYQQQYQYLQYAYTNPPPPPPPPPPPPATTQAQASTTTPAPPGTYSAPPTYAAAGAYAAPGTYDTSGSYDTSSGGYGAAPGNYDASSGSYDASGGYGASGAYDSSGAYAAAGSYSTSTPYEQTPAHGQPMPQRHDYPHHTPEPPYR; via the exons ATGAGCGGTGAGAACGTGAAGTTGTTTGTGGGAAACCTTCCTTTAGATGCAACTCACGACGAGCTAAACAAGCTCTTTGCTCCATATGGAGAGATCAACACATGCTCTTTACTCAGACAGTATGCCTTCGTTACCCTGAGGGGAGAGGGGGCAGCTGACAG GGCCATACGGCATCTTGATGGCAAAGAGTACAGAGGCAGGCCCCTGGTGGTTGAGGAGTCACGTGCTCGCCCACCCAACTCCACCAAAGTGTTTGTGGGGAACCTCAGCGCCACATGTTCAGCAGATGACCTGCATGGGCTGTTCTCAACCTTCGGAAGAGTTTTAGACTGTGATAAAGTCAAAG CCAGATTATGCTCAAATGTTGGCTATGCATTTGTGCAtatggagaggaaggaggaggctCTGGCAGCTATTGAGGCACTGAATGGGACCATGTACAAAGGCCGTCAGTTGGCTGTCGAGCTGTCCAAAGCCCAACCTTTGATCAACCAGATTCTCACGGCTGGAAATTCAGGCAGCCTCGGTGGTGGTGTGACAGGAG GTGGTAGGGAGGGTCTTCTTCCGAGACCACCTCCATCGCTAGAGCATCACCAGAGTCAAGCAGCTGTACTCGCAGCTGCCGCAGCTGCTGCGGCTGGACTACCCATACAA GTTCAACAAAGTGTCCACAACTCATTCTACAACACCACATCCTTTGACCCCACCTACGCTGCTCTGAAGGGCATTACAAGCGCTAAAGGGGCAGATGGGGTCATATATGGTGCTCTTGCCAGCCAGGTGTATGGATCCGTTGCTGACCAGGTTTACCAAGATATTGCTAATCACAATTCTGGACCTAGCACCGTTCCTGAAGAAGTAGAGCCATTGGCCGGACCAGATCCAACAACACTTTTTGAGGCGGCAAGAGCCAAGTTCTTTCAGGAGGGACAGAAG GTtctggcagagcagcaggctggcAGAAAGGCATCATCTTCAGAAAATGAGCGGGACCGCAGCCCAATCAGAGGAAATCGAGCCCCTCTCCTCCCCGACCCTGTTCCTGGTTCCTTCGCTCAGATAAGACCCAAACGCCGCGCCCTCTTGCCAACACCACCTGGAGTACCGGAAGAGCCCTCAGCGGCCACCAACACACCTGAAGG GTCTTACACAGAGTACTACCAGCAAATGCAACAATATCAACAATATCAACAGTACCAGCAACAGTATCAGTACCTGCAGTATGCCTACACCAatccccctccccctccgccacctcctccacctccaccggCCACCACACAGGCACAGGCCTCCACCACAACCCCCGCGCCCCCAGGGACATACTCGGCACCCCCGACCTATGCCGCAGCAGGAGCCTACGCAGCGCCGGGTACATATGACACTTCGGGAAGTTACGACACCTCATCGGGGGGCTACGGCGCTGCACCTGGGAACTACGATGCCTCGTCAGGAAGCTATGACGCATCTGGAGGCTACGGGGCATCGGGAGCATATGATTCATCAGGAGCTTACGCAGCAGCGGGAAGCTACTCCACATCCACACCGTATGAGCAGACACCCGCACACGGGCAACCCATGCCCCAGCGCCATGATTACCCTCACCACACGCCAGAGCCCCCTTATCGATAG
- the rbm14a gene encoding RNA-binding protein 14a isoform X1: MSGENVKLFVGNLPLDATHDELNKLFAPYGEINTCSLLRQYAFVTLRGEGAADRAIRHLDGKEYRGRPLVVEESRARPPNSTKVFVGNLSATCSADDLHGLFSTFGRVLDCDKVKARLCSNVGYAFVHMERKEEALAAIEALNGTMYKGRQLAVELSKAQPLINQILTAGNSGSLGGGVTGGGREGLLPRPPPSLEHHQSQAAVLAAAAAAAAGLPIQVQQSVHNSFYNTTSFDPTYAALKGITSAKGADGVIYGALASQVYGSVADQVYQDIANHNSGPSTVPEEVEPLAGPDPTTLFEAARAKFFQEGQKVLAEQQAGRKASSSENERDRSPIRGNRAPLLPDPVPGSFAQIRPKRRALLPTPPGVPEEPSAATNTPEGSDPVARSYTEYYQQMQQYQQYQQYQQQYQYLQYAYTNPPPPPPPPPPPPATTQAQASTTTPAPPGTYSAPPTYAAAGAYAAPGTYDTSGSYDTSSGGYGAAPGNYDASSGSYDASGGYGASGAYDSSGAYAAAGSYSTSTPYEQTPAHGQPMPQRHDYPHHTPEPPYR, from the exons ATGAGCGGTGAGAACGTGAAGTTGTTTGTGGGAAACCTTCCTTTAGATGCAACTCACGACGAGCTAAACAAGCTCTTTGCTCCATATGGAGAGATCAACACATGCTCTTTACTCAGACAGTATGCCTTCGTTACCCTGAGGGGAGAGGGGGCAGCTGACAG GGCCATACGGCATCTTGATGGCAAAGAGTACAGAGGCAGGCCCCTGGTGGTTGAGGAGTCACGTGCTCGCCCACCCAACTCCACCAAAGTGTTTGTGGGGAACCTCAGCGCCACATGTTCAGCAGATGACCTGCATGGGCTGTTCTCAACCTTCGGAAGAGTTTTAGACTGTGATAAAGTCAAAG CCAGATTATGCTCAAATGTTGGCTATGCATTTGTGCAtatggagaggaaggaggaggctCTGGCAGCTATTGAGGCACTGAATGGGACCATGTACAAAGGCCGTCAGTTGGCTGTCGAGCTGTCCAAAGCCCAACCTTTGATCAACCAGATTCTCACGGCTGGAAATTCAGGCAGCCTCGGTGGTGGTGTGACAGGAG GTGGTAGGGAGGGTCTTCTTCCGAGACCACCTCCATCGCTAGAGCATCACCAGAGTCAAGCAGCTGTACTCGCAGCTGCCGCAGCTGCTGCGGCTGGACTACCCATACAA GTTCAACAAAGTGTCCACAACTCATTCTACAACACCACATCCTTTGACCCCACCTACGCTGCTCTGAAGGGCATTACAAGCGCTAAAGGGGCAGATGGGGTCATATATGGTGCTCTTGCCAGCCAGGTGTATGGATCCGTTGCTGACCAGGTTTACCAAGATATTGCTAATCACAATTCTGGACCTAGCACCGTTCCTGAAGAAGTAGAGCCATTGGCCGGACCAGATCCAACAACACTTTTTGAGGCGGCAAGAGCCAAGTTCTTTCAGGAGGGACAGAAG GTtctggcagagcagcaggctggcAGAAAGGCATCATCTTCAGAAAATGAGCGGGACCGCAGCCCAATCAGAGGAAATCGAGCCCCTCTCCTCCCCGACCCTGTTCCTGGTTCCTTCGCTCAGATAAGACCCAAACGCCGCGCCCTCTTGCCAACACCACCTGGAGTACCGGAAGAGCCCTCAGCGGCCACCAACACACCTGAAGGGTCAGATCCTGTTGCTAG GTCTTACACAGAGTACTACCAGCAAATGCAACAATATCAACAATATCAACAGTACCAGCAACAGTATCAGTACCTGCAGTATGCCTACACCAatccccctccccctccgccacctcctccacctccaccggCCACCACACAGGCACAGGCCTCCACCACAACCCCCGCGCCCCCAGGGACATACTCGGCACCCCCGACCTATGCCGCAGCAGGAGCCTACGCAGCGCCGGGTACATATGACACTTCGGGAAGTTACGACACCTCATCGGGGGGCTACGGCGCTGCACCTGGGAACTACGATGCCTCGTCAGGAAGCTATGACGCATCTGGAGGCTACGGGGCATCGGGAGCATATGATTCATCAGGAGCTTACGCAGCAGCGGGAAGCTACTCCACATCCACACCGTATGAGCAGACACCCGCACACGGGCAACCCATGCCCCAGCGCCATGATTACCCTCACCACACGCCAGAGCCCCCTTATCGATAG